The DNA sequence GCGATCGACTCCTGCGCGGCGGCGACGACGGCCTCGGCGGTGATGCCGAACTTCTCGTAGAGGACCTTGTAGTCGCCGGAGGCGCCGTAGTGCTCGAGCGAGACGGACCGGCCGGCGTCGCCGACCAGCGAGCGCCAGCTCATCGCGAGCCCGGCCTCGACCGAGACCCGGGCACGCACGGCGGCGGGCAGGACCTCCTCGCGGTAGGCGTCGTCCTGCTCGTCGAACCACTCCATGCACGGCACCGAGACGACGCGCGCCGCGACGTCCTGGGCGGCGAGCTGCTCGCGGGCAGCCAGGGCCAGCTGCACCTCGGAGCCCGAGGCGAGGAGGATGACGTCGGGGCTGCCGCCCGGGGCCTCGGCGAGGACGTAGGCGCCGCGGCGGACGCCCTCCGCGGAGGCGAGCGTGTCGCCGTCGGCGGCGCCGTCACCACGCACGGGGTTCGGCACGTCCTGACGGGTCAGGACGATGCCGGCGGGACGGTCGGTCCGCTCGAGGATGCCGCGCCAGGCCTGGGCGGTCTCGGCGCCGTCGGCGGGGCGGACGACGTCCAGGCCCGGGATGGCGCGCAGGGCGGTGAGGTGCTCGACGGGCTGGTGGGTCGGGCCGTCCTCGCCGAGGCCGATCGAGTCGTGGGTCCACACGAAGGTCGACGGCGCCCCCATGAGCGCGGCGAGGCGCACGGCGGGGCGCATGTAGTCGGAGAAGACGAGGAAGGTGCCGCCGTAGGGCCGGGTGAGCCCGTGGACCGCGATGCCGTTGACGATCGAGCCCATGGCGTGCTCGCGGATGCCGAAGTGGAGCGTGCGGCCGTAGATGTTCCCGGGGAACATCTTCGTCGAGCGCTTCTCGGGCAGGAAGGACTCCTCGCCCTTCATGGTGGTGTTGTTCGAGCCGGCGAGGTCGGCCGAGCCGCCCCACAGCTCCGGCAGCGTGCCGGCCAGGGCCGAGAGGACCTCGCCGGAGGCCTTGCGGGTCGAGACCGCCTTGCCGCCCTCGAAGGTCGGGAGCGCGGAGGTCCAGCCCTCGGGCAGGGCCCGCTCGCGGAGCCGGTCGAGCAGGGCGGCGGCGTCGGTGTTCTTCTCGCGCCAGGCGGCGTAGGCGGCGTCCCACTCCTCGTGGGCGGCGCGGGCGCGCTCGGCGACGTTGCCCCGGGTGTGGGCGATGACCTCGTCGGTGACCTCGAAGGTCTTCTCCGGGTCGAAGCCGAGGACCTCCTTGACGGCGCGGACCTCGTCCGCACCCAGGGCCGAGCCGTGGATGGCGCCGGTGTCCTGCTTGTTCGGCGAGGGCCAGCCGATGATCGTGCGCAGCGCGATGATCGACGGCTTGCCGGTCTCGGCCTTGGCGGCCTGGACCGCGGCGTGGAGGGCATCGACGTCCTCGACGTACTGGCCGCCGTCGTTGGTCCAGTCCACCCGCTGGGTGTGCCAGCCGTACGCCGCGTACCGGGCGAGGACGTCCTCGGTGAAGGCGATGTTGGTGTCGTCCTCGATGGAGATGTGGTTGTCGTCGTAGATGACGACGAGGTTGCCCAGCTCCTGGGTGCCGGCGAGGGAGGAGGCCTCGGCGCTGACGCCCTCCTGCAGGTCGCCGTCGGAAGCGATGACGAAGACGTGGTGGTCGAACGGGCTCTGGCCGGCGGGCGCCTCGGGGTCGAGGAGGCCGCGCTCCTTGCGGCCGGCGTAGGCCATGCCGACGGCGGAGGCGATGCCCTGGCCCAGGGGGCCGGTGGTCATCTCGATGCCCTTGGTGTGGCGGTACTCGGGGTGGCCGGGGGTCCTCGAGCCGTACGTGCGCAGCGCGGCGACGTCGTCGAGCTCGAGGCCCTGGCCGGCGAGGTAGAGCTGGATGTACTGGGTGAGGGAGGAGTGGCCCGCCGAGAGGACGAACCGGTCACGACCGAGCCACTGGTCGTCCGCGGGGTCGAGCCGCATGACCTTCTGGAAGAGCAGGTACGCCGCCGGGGCGAGCGACATCGCCGTGCCGGGGTGGCCGTTGCCGACCTTCTGGACGGCGTCGGCGGCCAGCACTCGTGCGGTGTCGACCGCCCGCCGGTCGAGGTCGGACCAGTCCAGCGCGGTCTCGGGCGATGCGTTCACAGATCCTCGTTTCCGTCCTGGCCGTGCCAGAACCTCTCCGGCCGGACGCCGTCTGAAATCGGCGTCCCCGCGTCGTTTCTTGACTCGCGCTCGACCTTACCGGGGCCCGCCCACGGTTGCGTGTGGGGGCCATATGTTGTCGCGGACGGCGGTCCGGCGCCGTTCGGCCGTCGGGCCCTGCCCACGAGCGTGACGGAGCGGCACCGTGCTGCGCGACGGAGCGGCACCGTGTGACGACCCGCCCGGTGCGGCCGGCCCCGCACCGACCGGTGAGGCCGGTCCCGCCCCGTACCATGGAGGCCGAGCGGGGGAGGTCTGCCCTCCGCCGGACGGCGAAGCCAGGGAGAGGATCTGCGTGCACAGTGCCCAGCCCGCCGCCGACCGACCCGTGGGGCACGAGGACCGAGCTGTGAGCGACGGGACGCACGTCCCGGCAGACCCCGCGTC is a window from the Georgenia muralis genome containing:
- the tkt gene encoding transketolase; this encodes MNASPETALDWSDLDRRAVDTARVLAADAVQKVGNGHPGTAMSLAPAAYLLFQKVMRLDPADDQWLGRDRFVLSAGHSSLTQYIQLYLAGQGLELDDVAALRTYGSRTPGHPEYRHTKGIEMTTGPLGQGIASAVGMAYAGRKERGLLDPEAPAGQSPFDHHVFVIASDGDLQEGVSAEASSLAGTQELGNLVVIYDDNHISIEDDTNIAFTEDVLARYAAYGWHTQRVDWTNDGGQYVEDVDALHAAVQAAKAETGKPSIIALRTIIGWPSPNKQDTGAIHGSALGADEVRAVKEVLGFDPEKTFEVTDEVIAHTRGNVAERARAAHEEWDAAYAAWREKNTDAAALLDRLRERALPEGWTSALPTFEGGKAVSTRKASGEVLSALAGTLPELWGGSADLAGSNNTTMKGEESFLPEKRSTKMFPGNIYGRTLHFGIREHAMGSIVNGIAVHGLTRPYGGTFLVFSDYMRPAVRLAALMGAPSTFVWTHDSIGLGEDGPTHQPVEHLTALRAIPGLDVVRPADGAETAQAWRGILERTDRPAGIVLTRQDVPNPVRGDGAADGDTLASAEGVRRGAYVLAEAPGGSPDVILLASGSEVQLALAAREQLAAQDVAARVVSVPCMEWFDEQDDAYREEVLPAAVRARVSVEAGLAMSWRSLVGDAGRSVSLEHYGASGDYKVLYEKFGITAEAVVAAAQESIAADGAAQPVRAGVPTLSGTGDLPK